One genomic segment of Kiritimatiella glycovorans includes these proteins:
- a CDS encoding FAD-binding oxidoreductase — MNADVQSINPDFGDYLRDESRRAGSAESICFAGTEAEVREVLVCSGRVTLQGARTGITAGAVPEGGTILNLSRMNRIGAIKEGRIKVQPGVLLSDLNEDLEREGLFFPPDPTETSASIGGMLACNASGAMSFHYGPTRRWVRALRIVLPGGDTLQLERGQKAEGRRFRLTTESGREIDGELPSLPMPEVKNAAGYYVRPDMDLIDLFIGMEGTLGVITEAELELRAVPAARTALCAFFPDESGALRFVRALRDQLDPVAIEFFGHHALDLLRRARTEHAAFADLPELAPHFNTAIYFEFHGGKEDEVEASVVQAAELIVECGAGEDDCWIAETPRDIAVHKAFRHATPEAVNLLIDERRKAYPSLTKLGTDMAVPDAHLEETLCLYRSDLDGAGLEYVIFGHIGDNHVHVNILPRDPAELEQGKKLYLKWADQVVAMGGSVSAEHGIGKIKVPLLEIMIGQEGIDAMRRLRRIFDPEERLNRGNLFA, encoded by the coding sequence ATGAATGCTGATGTTCAATCGATAAATCCGGATTTTGGTGATTATCTGCGCGACGAGTCGCGCCGCGCGGGTTCGGCCGAATCGATTTGCTTCGCCGGAACGGAAGCGGAGGTGCGTGAGGTGCTCGTGTGTAGCGGGCGTGTCACCCTGCAGGGCGCGCGGACCGGTATCACCGCCGGGGCCGTCCCGGAGGGGGGTACGATTCTCAATCTGAGCCGCATGAATCGGATCGGTGCAATAAAAGAGGGCCGAATTAAGGTCCAGCCCGGCGTCCTGCTTTCGGACTTGAACGAGGATCTTGAGCGCGAAGGTCTCTTCTTCCCGCCCGATCCCACGGAGACTTCGGCGTCGATCGGCGGCATGCTCGCCTGCAACGCCTCGGGCGCGATGAGTTTCCACTACGGCCCGACGCGACGGTGGGTCCGAGCGCTGCGAATCGTGCTGCCCGGCGGCGATACCCTGCAGCTCGAACGCGGACAGAAGGCCGAGGGACGGCGATTCCGCCTCACGACCGAAAGCGGAAGGGAAATCGACGGCGAACTGCCCAGCCTGCCGATGCCCGAGGTGAAGAACGCGGCGGGCTATTACGTCCGTCCGGATATGGACCTGATCGATCTTTTTATCGGCATGGAGGGTACGCTGGGGGTCATCACGGAGGCCGAGCTGGAACTGCGTGCCGTGCCCGCCGCGCGGACGGCCCTCTGCGCATTTTTCCCCGACGAGAGCGGGGCGCTGCGGTTTGTCCGTGCACTGCGCGATCAACTCGACCCGGTGGCGATCGAGTTTTTCGGCCACCATGCGCTCGATCTCTTGCGCCGCGCCCGGACGGAGCATGCCGCCTTTGCCGATCTGCCGGAATTGGCCCCGCATTTTAACACGGCGATCTATTTCGAGTTCCACGGAGGGAAGGAAGATGAGGTCGAGGCTTCCGTTGTGCAGGCGGCGGAACTCATAGTTGAATGCGGGGCGGGGGAGGACGACTGCTGGATCGCCGAAACCCCGCGCGATATCGCCGTGCACAAGGCCTTTCGCCACGCCACGCCGGAGGCCGTCAACCTTTTGATCGATGAACGAAGGAAGGCGTATCCGAGCCTCACCAAGCTCGGTACGGACATGGCCGTGCCGGACGCGCACCTGGAGGAAACACTTTGCCTCTACCGCAGCGACCTCGACGGAGCCGGCCTCGAATATGTAATCTTCGGCCATATCGGCGACAACCACGTCCATGTCAATATTCTCCCGCGCGATCCCGCCGAGCTGGAGCAGGGGAAGAAACTCTACCTCAAGTGGGCGGATCAGGTCGTCGCCATGGGCGGTTCCGTCTCCGCGGAACACGGGATCGGAAAGATCAAGGTGCCGCTGCTGGAGATCATGATCGGACAGGAAGGGATCGATGCCATGCGCCGGCTGCGGCGAATCTTCGACCCGGAGGAACGGCTGAACCGGGGGAATCTGTTCGCGTAA
- a CDS encoding sulfatase-like hydrolase/transferase: MKLKRWTILLLGWLGVTASLRAERPNVVIMIADDAGWGDYSSSGNESVRTPHIDSLARDGVRLDRYFVQPACAPTRAELLTGRCALRSGVGGVSGGNERIDPAEKTIADCFRSAGYATGIFGKWHNGAQWPYVPAARGFEESRCFMHGQGETYYDEVFEDERGTQVKSRGYIDEVSTQNAIEFIRRHRDEPFFCVLPFALPHKPWIVKPKDWARWKDRKIPQDGNRPNQEDKDATRAAMAMLENQDANVGCVLEALDALGLEENTVVIYFSDNGPNEWRWNGAMKGIKGWAEEGGVRSICHVRYPAAFPSGRTVEEITSVLDWLPTLTALAEIPRVGDRPLDGRNILPLLTGEMEGPWPDRNLYCWWHGGASVRTQHYRLGSDGGLYDMRGDPLQTTDIAAQEPERAAGLKRALEAWKSQMPLFQPGYEKPPFGVGYPEFPITRLDASEGIGRGGIPRSGAAPNNSWFDWEHPDREIYWPVEVQTAGRYHVQIDYTCPEEDVGSLIEVSFKTCALTNRLSVAHDPPCIDDDTVPRSRRISGYKEFREWDFGVMDLPAGRDALRIRALEVPGDSVMDVRRITLTLMPR, translated from the coding sequence ATGAAGCTAAAAAGATGGACGATCCTTCTGTTGGGGTGGCTCGGGGTCACCGCTTCGCTCCGGGCGGAACGGCCGAACGTGGTGATCATGATCGCTGACGATGCCGGGTGGGGCGATTACTCGAGTTCCGGTAACGAGAGCGTGCGGACACCCCATATCGACTCGCTGGCGCGCGACGGCGTGCGGCTGGACCGGTATTTCGTCCAGCCCGCCTGCGCCCCGACGCGGGCGGAACTGCTGACGGGGCGGTGCGCGCTTCGCAGCGGAGTGGGCGGCGTGTCGGGCGGGAACGAACGCATCGATCCCGCCGAGAAGACGATCGCCGATTGTTTTCGCTCGGCTGGCTACGCCACGGGGATCTTCGGCAAATGGCACAACGGCGCGCAATGGCCCTACGTGCCGGCCGCGCGCGGCTTTGAGGAGTCGCGTTGCTTCATGCACGGACAGGGCGAGACCTATTACGACGAGGTCTTTGAAGACGAGCGCGGGACGCAGGTGAAAAGTCGAGGGTATATCGACGAAGTCTCCACACAGAACGCCATCGAGTTCATCCGGCGTCATCGCGACGAACCGTTTTTCTGTGTCTTGCCGTTCGCCCTGCCGCACAAGCCCTGGATCGTGAAACCAAAGGATTGGGCGCGCTGGAAGGACCGGAAAATACCGCAGGACGGAAATCGTCCGAACCAGGAAGACAAGGACGCGACGCGGGCGGCGATGGCCATGCTGGAAAATCAGGACGCGAACGTGGGCTGTGTGCTCGAGGCGCTGGACGCGCTCGGGCTGGAGGAGAACACCGTGGTGATCTACTTCTCCGACAACGGTCCGAACGAGTGGCGCTGGAACGGCGCCATGAAGGGCATCAAGGGATGGGCGGAGGAGGGCGGGGTGCGGTCGATCTGTCACGTGCGTTATCCCGCGGCGTTTCCTTCCGGCCGGACGGTCGAAGAGATTACGAGCGTCCTGGACTGGCTTCCGACGCTTACCGCGCTGGCGGAGATCCCGCGTGTGGGCGATAGGCCGCTCGACGGACGCAATATCCTGCCGTTATTGACGGGAGAGATGGAGGGCCCATGGCCGGACCGGAACCTCTACTGCTGGTGGCATGGTGGAGCTTCCGTGCGCACGCAGCACTATCGACTGGGATCGGACGGGGGGCTGTACGATATGCGTGGAGATCCCCTGCAGACCACGGACATCGCTGCGCAGGAGCCGGAACGTGCGGCCGGTCTGAAACGCGCCCTGGAGGCGTGGAAGTCTCAGATGCCGCTTTTTCAGCCGGGCTACGAAAAGCCGCCGTTCGGCGTCGGCTATCCCGAATTTCCGATCACGCGGCTGGACGCGAGCGAGGGGATCGGAAGGGGCGGGATCCCGCGCAGCGGCGCCGCGCCGAACAACTCCTGGTTCGACTGGGAGCATCCGGATCGTGAGATCTACTGGCCGGTCGAGGTTCAAACCGCCGGCCGGTACCACGTGCAGATCGACTACACCTGTCCGGAAGAAGACGTGGGCTCGCTGATCGAGGTCTCCTTCAAGACGTGCGCCCTGACCAATCGCCTCTCGGTTGCGCACGACCCGCCCTGTATCGACGACGACACCGTGCCGCGGTCCCGACGCATCTCGGGGTACAAGGAGTTCAGGGAATGGGATTTCGGGGTGATGGATCTGCCTGCGGGGCGGGATGCGTTGCGTATTCGTGCGCTTGAGGTGCCGGGCGATAGCGTGATGGACGTGCGGCGGATTACCCTGACGCTCATGCCAAGGTAG
- a CDS encoding beta-L-arabinofuranosidase domain-containing protein: MCAAAMVCGAPECPVYEPLLLREIQPRGWMAGQLRNDALRGVAGNLQKVRPQYTPATWVHKTGSAGAAELTGNWLDGYTRMAYYGGYASERSKVNRYVREILDAQEPSGYVGNMPADLRWKRLNRDLFNESRTGVALLAYYEMTGEQEALDAVIATADVIMANYNEDNPPFIYQPGDENYRAEPVEGEEGADDFVDDGDPAKPKPRKINGHVLMYVDVCEWLYRLTGEKKYVEYAEFLYRQYSESNDIGPDDIKLDVLLDPEIPLEGHGAHVAEHFRVPFFLACATGKDIYYKASQAALEKFSRFRTPSGALVSDEGVHGQMPLPEQGYEYCATTEMTASLASALQKFGNPEVGDWIEWLVFNAAQGARTPDGTMINYLSAATVTRAKERMNLGYPHNSNGRWHYSPAHQVGGSCCTANAVKLMPYYVGSMWMRSADGAGLAALLLGPSEVRTRVGGVLVTIREETGYPFEDRVRFHFETAAPVEFPFEVRIPGWAGSVETYAPRAAVTEGKGRKIFRKKWRTGDTVELKFGHPVRLRECVNGEVAIARGPLLYAQPLPAEKKVLKKSRGGVPEFTEWELLPESGEPAAPWSIAPINPDAGFKAVENPAYDPERPWAHPRWFLEGPLYLRRGKGAVSRLKPLGSTFLRQAAFPVRRDVSPP; encoded by the coding sequence ATGTGCGCGGCGGCGATGGTCTGCGGCGCCCCGGAATGTCCCGTTTATGAGCCGCTTCTGCTGCGTGAGATTCAGCCGCGGGGATGGATGGCAGGTCAGCTGCGGAACGATGCCCTGCGCGGCGTGGCCGGAAATCTTCAGAAAGTCCGTCCCCAGTACACCCCTGCCACCTGGGTACACAAGACGGGCAGTGCGGGAGCGGCGGAACTGACCGGCAACTGGCTGGACGGCTATACGCGCATGGCGTACTACGGAGGCTACGCCTCCGAACGAAGCAAGGTTAACCGCTATGTCCGCGAGATCCTCGATGCGCAGGAACCCAGCGGATACGTCGGGAACATGCCCGCGGATCTGCGCTGGAAGCGTCTCAATCGCGACCTCTTCAATGAGTCACGCACGGGGGTGGCGCTGCTCGCCTACTACGAGATGACCGGCGAGCAGGAGGCGCTGGATGCCGTGATCGCCACGGCGGATGTGATCATGGCGAATTACAACGAGGACAATCCGCCGTTTATCTACCAGCCCGGCGATGAGAATTACCGCGCGGAACCGGTCGAGGGCGAAGAGGGCGCGGACGATTTCGTCGATGACGGCGACCCTGCCAAGCCGAAGCCCCGCAAGATCAACGGCCACGTCCTCATGTACGTGGATGTGTGCGAATGGCTCTACCGCCTGACCGGGGAGAAGAAATACGTGGAGTACGCCGAGTTCCTCTATCGGCAGTACTCGGAATCGAACGATATCGGGCCGGACGATATTAAGCTGGACGTCCTGCTCGACCCGGAAATTCCGCTGGAGGGACATGGCGCGCATGTCGCCGAACACTTCCGCGTTCCCTTTTTTCTGGCCTGTGCGACGGGGAAAGACATTTATTACAAGGCGTCGCAGGCCGCGCTGGAGAAGTTCAGCCGGTTTCGCACCCCGAGCGGGGCGCTGGTCAGCGACGAGGGTGTACACGGGCAGATGCCGCTTCCGGAACAGGGATACGAGTACTGCGCGACGACCGAGATGACCGCCAGTCTTGCCTCCGCGCTCCAGAAATTCGGCAACCCGGAGGTCGGCGACTGGATCGAGTGGCTCGTGTTCAATGCCGCTCAGGGGGCGCGCACACCGGACGGCACCATGATCAATTATCTGTCCGCCGCGACCGTCACCCGTGCTAAAGAACGCATGAATCTGGGATACCCGCATAACTCCAACGGACGCTGGCACTATTCGCCCGCCCATCAGGTCGGCGGTTCCTGCTGCACGGCCAACGCAGTCAAACTGATGCCTTATTACGTCGGGTCGATGTGGATGCGATCCGCGGACGGGGCGGGGCTGGCGGCGCTTTTGCTGGGTCCGTCCGAGGTGCGTACGCGTGTCGGAGGGGTCCTGGTCACGATTCGGGAAGAGACGGGCTATCCTTTCGAAGATCGGGTTCGTTTTCATTTTGAGACGGCCGCGCCGGTGGAATTTCCCTTCGAGGTACGAATCCCCGGCTGGGCCGGTTCCGTGGAGACCTACGCCCCGCGGGCCGCGGTTACAGAGGGGAAGGGGCGGAAGATATTCCGCAAGAAGTGGCGTACCGGGGATACCGTGGAGCTGAAGTTCGGGCATCCGGTTCGCCTCCGCGAATGCGTGAACGGCGAGGTCGCGATCGCTCGCGGCCCTCTGCTCTATGCGCAGCCCCTCCCGGCCGAAAAGAAGGTCCTGAAGAAATCCAGAGGCGGCGTCCCCGAATTTACCGAATGGGAACTCCTGCCTGAGAGCGGAGAGCCCGCGGCCCCCTGGAGCATCGCGCCCATCAATCCCGATGCGGGATTCAAGGCCGTTGAAAATCCCGCCTACGATCCCGAAAGACCGTGGGCCCATCCGCGCTGGTTTCTCGAAGGACCTCTATACCTGCGACGGGGTAAGGGCGCGGTTTCACGTCTGAAGCCGCTCGGGTCGACCTTTCTCCGCCAGGCCGCCTTTCCCGTCCGCCGGGATGTCTCTCCGCCATGA
- a CDS encoding L-rhamnose/proton symporter RhaT, translating to MLFSGVVMLVLGGISAGSFYIPLKKVNGWSWESGWISFGLFAWIIGPLAVAALTAPEFGGMIAASGSRTVFMTWFMGFLWGIGAVTFGLSMRYLGMSLGYALALGSCAAFGTLIPPIVKGQFMGLLSTTSGQLTLSGVLVCLVGVAVCGYAGVRKEREVSTDLKQASTAEFNFPKGIVVALVSGLMNACLAFSFEFGRPIAEEALSAGVAPLWQNNPVLVVALMGGFTTNVIYCLFLNVKNRTGGDYFRARAPLLKNYALAAVAGWLWYVQFMLYGMGSTRLGEYAFASWSVLMAVVVAVSNIWGLWFKEWQGVSRRTIGVIVTGILLVLLSIVLIGAGGYAAQT from the coding sequence ATGTTGTTCTCAGGCGTCGTGATGCTGGTGCTCGGCGGGATATCTGCCGGCAGTTTTTATATACCGCTCAAAAAAGTGAACGGGTGGTCGTGGGAGTCCGGCTGGATTTCGTTCGGCCTGTTCGCCTGGATTATCGGACCCCTGGCGGTGGCCGCGCTGACGGCGCCGGAGTTCGGCGGGATGATCGCCGCGTCGGGCAGCCGCACCGTGTTCATGACCTGGTTTATGGGGTTCCTCTGGGGGATCGGGGCGGTGACCTTCGGACTCTCCATGCGCTACCTCGGCATGTCGCTGGGGTATGCCCTGGCCCTGGGGTCCTGTGCCGCGTTCGGTACGTTGATTCCTCCGATCGTCAAAGGTCAGTTCATGGGGTTGCTCTCGACCACGTCGGGCCAGCTTACGCTTTCGGGCGTATTGGTCTGTCTGGTCGGCGTGGCGGTTTGCGGCTATGCAGGCGTACGCAAAGAGCGCGAGGTTTCCACCGACCTGAAACAGGCCTCGACCGCCGAGTTCAACTTTCCCAAGGGCATCGTCGTCGCCCTCGTGTCCGGGCTCATGAACGCCTGTCTGGCCTTCAGTTTCGAGTTCGGCCGGCCGATCGCCGAAGAGGCCCTGTCCGCAGGGGTCGCCCCCCTGTGGCAGAATAATCCCGTGCTCGTGGTGGCGTTGATGGGAGGATTTACCACCAATGTGATCTATTGCCTTTTCCTGAACGTGAAAAACAGGACCGGCGGAGATTATTTCCGAGCACGGGCGCCCCTGTTGAAAAACTACGCGCTGGCCGCGGTCGCCGGGTGGCTTTGGTATGTGCAATTCATGCTCTACGGAATGGGCTCGACCCGGCTGGGCGAATACGCGTTCGCAAGCTGGTCGGTGCTGATGGCCGTGGTGGTGGCGGTCAGCAATATCTGGGGGCTCTGGTTTAAGGAGTGGCAGGGCGTAAGCCGCCGGACCATAGGGGTGATCGTGACCGGCATTCTGTTGGTGCTTCTGTCGATTGTGCTGATCGGGGCGGGCGGGTATGCCGCCCAGACGTAG
- a CDS encoding sulfatase family protein produces the protein MKRWLTVWILMGFLTSARAARERPNVVIVYADDLGYGDVHCYDPEHCAVPTPHIDRLAGQGIRFTDASNSASLCTPARYSLLTGRYSWRSRLPLHVVRVYGSPLIHPDRLTLGEMLQKEGYHTACIGKWHLGWNWPMVRDDGTLEYVPDDEFRQQREGKVDYSKPIPGGPLDHGFDTYFGIDVPNQPPYAYFRDDKLTSLPTALKGPHTPERWGRNGPMQPDYVFDEVMPNLVREAETYLAARAKDDQPFLLYFALTTPHEPIAPSAEFKGRSGISGVADLIMETDAALGRVMAALDEHGLADDTLLVFASDNGHCSYTPIQPFIDAGHRIGGPYRGYKGFVQEGGMRVPFIVRWPGRIRPGMVSDALVTTVDLMATCAEITGYDLPPDAAEDSVSLLPLLTGRVDAVRETTITHSYLADCLVVRRGPWKLAFAYGSGAPAIIKVREESVDKVAPSESEARKQGLPPVQLYNVATDPEERNNVHDQYPEKVRELTLFARRQLERGRSTPGAEQENDRALSLDLP, from the coding sequence TGACCTCGGGTACGGCGACGTGCACTGCTACGACCCGGAGCATTGCGCGGTGCCGACGCCTCATATCGATCGCCTGGCGGGGCAGGGGATCCGGTTTACCGATGCCTCGAACAGTGCCTCGCTCTGTACGCCCGCGCGCTATTCGCTGCTGACCGGCCGCTATTCCTGGCGTTCACGTCTTCCGTTGCACGTCGTTCGCGTCTACGGCTCGCCGCTCATCCATCCGGACCGGCTGACCCTTGGGGAAATGCTCCAGAAAGAGGGTTATCACACGGCCTGTATCGGTAAATGGCACCTCGGCTGGAACTGGCCGATGGTGCGGGACGACGGCACGCTCGAATACGTGCCGGACGACGAATTCCGGCAACAGCGCGAGGGGAAGGTCGATTACTCGAAGCCCATCCCCGGTGGGCCACTTGACCATGGGTTCGATACCTACTTCGGCATCGACGTGCCTAACCAGCCGCCTTACGCCTATTTTCGTGACGACAAGCTGACGAGTCTGCCCACGGCGCTCAAAGGCCCGCATACCCCAGAGCGCTGGGGCCGTAACGGTCCCATGCAGCCGGACTACGTATTCGATGAAGTCATGCCGAATCTGGTGCGCGAGGCAGAGACGTACCTCGCCGCCCGCGCGAAGGACGACCAGCCATTCCTTCTCTACTTTGCGCTCACCACCCCGCACGAACCGATCGCCCCTTCGGCGGAGTTCAAGGGCAGGAGCGGGATCAGCGGGGTGGCCGATCTGATTATGGAGACCGATGCCGCGCTCGGCCGCGTCATGGCCGCGCTGGACGAGCACGGTCTGGCCGACGACACGCTGCTGGTGTTCGCCTCCGATAACGGCCACTGCAGTTACACGCCGATCCAGCCGTTTATCGACGCGGGCCATCGCATCGGCGGTCCCTACCGCGGCTACAAGGGGTTCGTACAGGAGGGGGGCATGCGGGTGCCGTTCATCGTCCGCTGGCCGGGCCGGATCCGGCCCGGCATGGTCAGCGACGCGCTGGTCACTACGGTGGATTTGATGGCGACCTGCGCCGAGATCACCGGATACGATCTTCCCCCGGACGCCGCCGAGGATAGCGTGAGCCTCCTGCCGCTGCTGACCGGGCGCGTCGATGCCGTGCGCGAAACGACCATCACGCATTCGTATCTCGCCGACTGCCTGGTGGTCCGGCGCGGTCCGTGGAAACTCGCGTTTGCGTATGGAAGCGGCGCACCCGCCATCATCAAGGTCAGGGAGGAGAGCGTGGATAAGGTCGCGCCGTCTGAGTCCGAGGCCAGAAAGCAGGGTCTGCCTCCCGTTCAGCTCTATAACGTCGCAACCGATCCCGAGGAACGCAATAACGTCCATGATCAGTATCCCGAAAAAGTTCGGGAACTGACGCTTTTCGCCCGCCGGCAGCTCGAGCGCGGTCGCAGTACGCCGGGGGCGGAACAGGAGAACGATCGCGCGCTCTCACTCGATCTCCCGTAG
- a CDS encoding alpha-L-rhamnosidase C-terminal domain-containing protein has translation MKVVPSPKGVVPVRWERRGGRLHLTVTVPPESRAILCWPGGAEQELEASDYELMEPEGSEEA, from the coding sequence GTGAAAGTCGTGCCTTCGCCGAAGGGCGTCGTTCCGGTACGCTGGGAGCGACGGGGTGGACGCCTGCATCTCACGGTGACCGTCCCGCCGGAGAGCCGGGCCATCCTGTGCTGGCCGGGTGGCGCGGAACAGGAACTCGAGGCGAGCGATTACGAGCTGATGGAACCGGAAGGGAGTGAGGAGGCATGA